The sequence below is a genomic window from Coffea arabica cultivar ET-39 chromosome 4c, Coffea Arabica ET-39 HiFi, whole genome shotgun sequence.
ACAAatcaattttcatgaaattcaaaggGAAGTGTAGCCTACTATACTATGAGAAACCTCAATAAGGCAAGTGCAATGAACATACTAAAttgtaaaataaaagaaaagaaatcttaCTAACTTGTCATATTCTGCGAAGGCAATCTGGTTAGCTTCAAACTGTGGAGTTACATTCTAGTTGGAGCAGAACCATTCTAGTGACCTGCTATGCTATCCATACCACTAAAGGCACATTAATCTCAGAGCAACGCACTGGAGACAATTCGTACGTTGTCTGCATACAACTCAACACAATACAACAGCAAAAGCAAATGCACATTGCCATTCAGTTACTACAACTATCAAACAGGGGCATTTTCGGAAACCCACACCCAACAACTGTAGTCTTTATAGCCACTCCTCCTTGCCTTCATGCCTTCGCCACCTCCAGCCCCAGCAACACCAAAACTAGTCCAAATATTTTGACCTTGTGTATGTTTTAATGGACCCTGATGGCTTCTCGGCAAGCTTGTTTAAGTGGGATCCAAGGAGTGTCATGCCGCCACCGACAAGGTTTCTTGAAGGTGTGGCGGCGGCCTTGCCTCCCCCGCCGCAAACAATGTACTCCGTGAGGCCAAGAGAGTTAGGCCTCGGAGGGCTAGAGGAGTTGTTTCAAGCTTATGGGATAAGATATTATACAGCTGCAAAGATAGCTGAATTGGGATTTACTATGAACACCCTTTTGCACATGAAAGATGAGGAGCTTGATGATATGATGAATAGCCTTTCTCAAATTTTCAGGTGGGATTTACTCGTTGGAGAGAGATATGGAATCAAGGCAGCTGTTAGAGCTGAACGCCGACGCCTTGAGGAGGAGGAATCAAGGCGGCGCCATCTCCTCACTGGCGATACTACTAATACCCTCGATGCACTGTCCCAAGAAGGTTTGAGTACCAGCTTAAGCattttaatcctttttttttttgtctttttttgttTAAGCTTTACACGGCCTTAATTTTGACTAATTTTCAGGCTTCTTTGCTTCGAATTGGTTCTAATTTTACTTTTGTTTCTGGGATTTTTACATATACGTAGCTCGGTTGCAATTTTGCATGCATGAATCATGATTTTATGATCTAAAATACTTTCCACTATTTCTTCCAGCCCTCTACAGAAAAACTACTTTCTTCTCTTTGGACATTTGTCACCGAACTTGCAGTTGTATTGGGCAACAAAAAGTAATGATCCACAGTCCAGATATGACCTGATCTCAGAGTTCCTTACTCCAAGACTACGACTATTTACAGTATAACACTCCTGCCAACGTGACAAGAAAACAAGATTTAAAATGTTAACAGTAGTATTTTATCGGGAGATGAGAAAAAAAAGTTAGTAATAGTAATAATCAAGTATAACGGATAATAAAGGGTTATTCTCTCGGAGTATCAGCTGCTTCGACACCACCCTCTCCTGTTTTATTTAtgtatggattttttttttgagaaaagaaaaagaagtttgAAATATTGTCGTATGATGAAAGCTGCATTTAAGCATTAGAGAAGATCCTATTTGATGATTAGcttcctttttattttggggtttcCGACCATATTTGACATTAACTTTTGGAAGTAGGATTGTCTGAGGAGCCGGTGCAGCAAGAGAAGGAAGCTGGGGGGAGTGGTAGCGGTGCTGGAGGAGGGCAGACTTGGGAGACAGTTGGGAAGAAGCAGGGACgaaagaaaaaggggagagCTAGCAAAATCTTGACATCAATCGAGGATGAAGATGAAAGTGAGGGAGCTGAGGAAGATGAAAATGGTAGTGGAGGAAGCGAGAGGCAACGTGAGCATCCCTTCATCGTTACAGAGCCTGGGGAGGTGGCTCGAGGGAAGAAGAATGGACTGGATTATCTCTTCCATCTCTACGAGCAATGTCGTGAATTCTTGATCCAAGTTCAGAATATTGCCAAAGAAAGAGGTGAAAAATGCCCTACTAAGGTTAGTAGTCATCATCATCAAGATTCTAAATCCAGCATGCATTTTCTTTCGACTGCCTCGACACATTCTACAATCATCTCAAGATGTTGATTGTTAAGCATTATGTAATATGTAGCAGCAACCATCGTACTTCGACATTTACACTTGTTAAAGTTCTACACTTCTGCTTCCACACCAGACTCCAAAAtggaataaaaaagaaaagggtgaaGAAATTGGGAGGAAGGAAAACTTTAACTTGGTTAGGCCCGCCCATACGCTTTTGGCTTTTAGCTTCTGGGGTATGAATATATCCTCGTTAATTGGGTGGATTGCAAATAGATGGCCAAGAGAGAATTTGACAAGTCATGCAGCTGCTTGTGGTGGGGGAATTGTCTTGGTTACTTTTGCACATGTGTCAGTCTAATGTATGGGCACCTGGATGGCTGGATGGTCTGGGGCTTAGGTCACTAATAGGGGCAGAAGTGCTTGTTTCTTTGTTgagtgagtttttttttttaatttcctttttcttagctAGCCTTTGCCGATTTGTAGCACTAAGTAATCAAACTGAGCCAACTGCTCTTCATATGAAGGAGAGAGATGTTTTTGAACTGAGCCAGTCATTCATGATTCATCTACAGGGAAGCCAATCTTGAAATCTCAATGAGCTTTTCCACATTTAACGTagcaaagagaggaaaaaaaaaaataaaacccacGTAGAATCCCATAAGTTAAGTTAAAGAATAAAAAGAAGGGGGCATATTTCAGTCCAAGCAAGCAGTGGCTGAAAGCCTTAAACGTGATCCCACATCTATTGCATATGGTTTCTAACATATCGTCCAAAATGCAGGTGACAAATCAGGTGTTCAGGTACGCGAAAAAGGCCGGTGCAAGCTACATTAACAAGCCAAAAATGAGGCATTATGTACATTGCTATGCATTGCACTGCCTGGATGAGGATGCGTCCAATGCACTGAGAAGAGCTTTCAAGGAGCGAGGAGAAAATGTGGGAGCATGGAGGCAGGCTTGTTACAAGCCTCTCGTAGCCATAGCAGCACGACAAGGGTGGGATATTGATGCCATCTTTAACGCACATCCACGGCTCTCCATCTGGTATGTTCCCACCAAGCTCCGCCAACTTTGCCATGCTGAACGAAGCAATGCTGCTGCGGCTTCCATCTCCGTCACCGGCGGCGGCGCTGCCCAGCTGCCTTTCTAGGGCCTCTTGCTTGCGATTGAAGAAATTGGGAGGTCTTGGCTTAGATTCGCTTGTCTAGTCAACTAACTAATTCAGTAGCGTGTAAGTTCATTAAGGGGGACGATCTTGTGTGTTTGTAAACAAAAATGGCACATCATTTGACGCTTGTGTGGGTGAACCCTTCTTAAATTCGTTTTGAATTTTGCTTTTGCCACTCTACACAAAATTCATGCTGAACAAAAATCGGTAATATTAGGCTCGTTCTTCCAACCCTGTACGGTCTGCAACCCTGCATACAAATTTGTTCGGGAGTTC
It includes:
- the LOC113739713 gene encoding floricaula protein-like — its product is MDPDGFSASLFKWDPRSVMPPPTRFLEGVAAALPPPPQTMYSVRPRELGLGGLEELFQAYGIRYYTAAKIAELGFTMNTLLHMKDEELDDMMNSLSQIFRWDLLVGERYGIKAAVRAERRRLEEEESRRRHLLTGDTTNTLDALSQEGLSEEPVQQEKEAGGSGSGAGGGQTWETVGKKQGRKKKGRASKILTSIEDEDESEGAEEDENGSGGSERQREHPFIVTEPGEVARGKKNGLDYLFHLYEQCREFLIQVQNIAKERGEKCPTKVTNQVFRYAKKAGASYINKPKMRHYVHCYALHCLDEDASNALRRAFKERGENVGAWRQACYKPLVAIAARQGWDIDAIFNAHPRLSIWYVPTKLRQLCHAERSNAAAASISVTGGGAAQLPF